Genomic DNA from Canis lupus dingo isolate Sandy chromosome 32, ASM325472v2, whole genome shotgun sequence:
cccctcccctcccctcccctcccctcccctcccgcgcGCCCCTCCGGAGGCCCCGGCACCCACCGGctcgcccctgccccgcccccccccccccccggggacaCCTTCCGACGGCGTCGTGTCTTTGCCGCAGATGAAGGATTTGGGGGCAGAGTACTCGGCAGGTCGTGAAGGGGTCCAGCTCTTCGGATTGCTGAGCCTCTATCTAGAGCAGGAACCGAGATTCCAACCTCGAGAGAAAGGGCTGAGCCTGATCGAGGCCACCCCGGAGGTGAGCTCCCAGGGAAGGGATCTTGTTCACGAGCTGGTAGGCCTTGGAGAAGGAGGACTGTGGTTGTGGTTGTGGTTGTGGTTGTTGTGTTGTCTTTTGCCCCCAGTTGAATCAAGATTAAAGGCTCTAAGTTTCTTAGCACCAAAATGTGTCTTCTCGAGTACTGAATTTTTACAGGGTTACGCAAGAACGAAAATGATGCTGACTGTAGAGAAGTACTCCTAAGTGGCACCCCCAGCCTGCAGCCTCTGGGTGGATTATGGAAATACCCTCTGCCcatgaaatactttatttatttatgtatttatttatttatttttatgatagtcagagagagagagagagagaggcagagacacaggcagagggagaagcaggctccatgcaccgggagcccgacgtgggattcgatcccgggtctccagggtcgcgccctgggccaaaggcaggcgccaaaccgatgcgccacccagggatcccctgaaatgctttattcaaaaaaagaaatctaagagcctgctataaagaaaacaaactgtcTCCATTATGGGGGAATTAGATTTGCTACAATCCTCCGGAAGTGTGGCAACAGTTCACTTTATATCGGATTGCTAAAGCTCTTTTatgctatgtatttttaaaaagccatgatATCTATACGTATCTTGTATCTGAAAAAGTGTGTGTTTAATGATACCACTCTTTCTTCCGTACTCTcgaagattaagaaaaaaattaccttatTTGAATATACTTGTGTGCCATCTATCCAATTTTTAGAAAGTCACAGCTTTGGCTCTTGGTTTTTATTGCAGGATGATAACACTTTGTGTCCAAGATTGAGAAATGCTAAAGTAGAAGATTTAAGGAGTTTAACCAACTTTTTTGGGTCTTGCACTGAGACTTTTGTCTTGGCTGTCAATATTCTGGACAGATTCTTGGCTCTTATGAaggtatttaaacatttttgtgtatgcatcttttatttttaaacctagtgcccagcacagtgcctgacataacAAGGGTTTGAGAAATGTTGGACAACTGAAAGGAACTATGTCATtacacagaaacatttttaattggaattgtGATCTGTAGTGCCAGATTAAGAGACTACAGAATTAACTGTGTTGTATTTTAAGTTGGTTTTACTATTATCTTTTATATACCTTCTCTTTGAAGATGTTACAAAACGAAGGTAACACCGTTTTTAGGTATTCCCTGCATATGTATACAGTCCTCAAAATaaggttttcatatttttgtcttccatCGTATTTCTCTTGGAATTTAGTTGTTTTTAGTGCCGAAACATGTTAAAGGTGACCTACTGCTTTCCCTGTGAAAAGTCTTTTCAAAGCAGGGAGCCATAGTCTTATTAACCAGCAACTGTTAGAAAAATGTGGTGATTCTTCTGCCAATAGGATTGCTGTCAGCTGCTGGGTCAGTTTTCGGGGCACTGCAAAGAAAAGGGCAGCCATCTGTCCATGGCAGCTTTTACATATGCTCCACTCTGCACAACTGATGCAGTATTTCTCTTGGGCAAATTTGCATTGAAATGTGGGatgatacttaaaaataaatagagaagaagattaaaaaaaagatgagttgcatgtattatttttatgtccAAAGAAGTATATGTTGTCTTGGTGTTGAAAGGCTTAGTTTACTTTGGGGGAGACTGTACTATTAtgatttcatatttgaaatacaAAGTATAATTCATTGTTGGAAACCTACCTtttgaatttgcatttaaattacGTAATTTAAATGCTTaacatgtgttttttatttattttatttttttaacatgtgttttttaaaatgggaaattaagtctgtttaaaatgaaaaaatgattaaGTATAAATGTGAATTAAGGATAAGTACATGAAGCAGCTAGATTGTGTTCTGTCTTAAGAGTTAGGGACATCATTATAATATTCTTTCAAGTATCTGCTTTGCTACGTCAGAGTGACAGTTGTTAGAAGAagcctttgttctttgtttttcaggTGAAACCTAAACATCTGTCTTGCATTGGAGTCTGTTGTTTTTTGCTGGCTGCTAGAATAGTTGAAGAAGAATGCAATATTCCATCCACTCATGATGTAATCCGGATTAGTCAATGTAAATGTACTGCTTCTGACATAAAAcggatggaaaaaataatttcagaaaaattgcACTATGAATTGGAAGCAACTACTGCCTTAAACTTTTTGCACTTATACCATACTATTGTACTTTGTCATACATCAGAAAGGTCAGTGGGATTACAAATAAAGATTTTGTACTTAAGCTAACAGTTACAGTGCcagtgaaatttatatttttactcttcTAAAACTTTTAATTTGGACTTTTAacagcagtttcttaaaattatttattaaatttccaaagatttaaatatttgtcCTATTTTTTCATTGTATAGGAAAGAAATACTAAGTCTAGATAAACTAGAAGCTCAACTGAAAGCTTGCAACTGCCGACTCAccttttcaaaagcaaaagtaagTTAATTTCTTGCTTACATATGTCTCactgtttctgttttaaatttataaaaaatacttatcccccccccttttttttagccATCTGTGTTAGCTTTGTGCCTTCTCAATTTGGAAGTAGAAACTTTGAAATCCATTGAATTACTGGAAATTCTTCTGCTTGTTAAAAAACATTCCAAGGTAAATTATCTTcagttcttattctttttttttttttttttcagttcttattCTTTAAAGCAGATTTCTAGTGTTttatcctctctcctcccccacccccatggtgATTCAAACATTAAATAATACTTTATGGGGCTCTTGACTTTTACACTTTTATCTTGTAGCTCAAGTGTTGAAGTTCTCAAAATGCAGATTTGACCCAGACAATGTTAAGCTGGAAGGGAACCTGATCACTTAGTCTAGCTTCTTTCTGTGTTCAGATGTTGTCCCTTCTATAGTATTCTCACCGGTTGGTAACACAGCGGTCCACATTGCTACTTGCACGTTGTTCTAAAATACATGTGAGGAAGTAGACTTAGTAAATAAACTAATGGCAGTCCATTACATCCTTAGGGTTGGATCATCATCCCATTAGTAGCATTACCAAAATACCTTctgccatctttttctttttaaacctctTAGTCTGGCCAGCCCAATAAGTTTTGCAGTAACAGGTGTTAGCACTAATAGGGACTGCTTTGGGAGCTTCATTAGCACCAAATAGGGCAGACTGTGAGAGGCACGATGTCTGATATTCTGGTTGGACCAGAAGAATCTTAGACAATCGGTAACAAAGGCTTGTGGCCAGGAAGTTGGTGGACTAAAAGGGCTTGGGAATCATTTAACGTAGGCTTGTAGTTAGAATGTCTAGGTGATAGTCACAAGCAGAAGTAATACGAGTATCCAACTTAAATAGTGGTTTTGGAAGCCAAGCATGGATATGAGACACGGAGTCACAATGACCAAGATTTGAACCTAATGATGGGGAGAAGAGAATATTGATGCCACTGAGGGAAGTTTGAGAGAAACCAGTTTGTGATCAAAGAAATACGATTTTAGGTACTTGTATATCTTTCAGGTGGGTAGGTATTTAGAAGATATTTAGCAACCTGgaataaaaattcagaaga
This window encodes:
- the CCNG2 gene encoding cyclin-G2, with amino-acid sequence MKDLGAEYSAGREGVQLFGLLSLYLEQEPRFQPREKGLSLIEATPEDDNTLCPRLRNAKVEDLRSLTNFFGSCTETFVLAVNILDRFLALMKVKPKHLSCIGVCCFLLAARIVEEECNIPSTHDVIRISQCKCTASDIKRMEKIISEKLHYELEATTALNFLHLYHTIVLCHTSERKEILSLDKLEAQLKACNCRLTFSKAKPSVLALCLLNLEVETLKSIELLEILLLVKKHSKVNDTEFIYWRELVSKCLAEYSSPECCKPDHKKLVWIVSRHTAQSLHNSYYSVPELPTIPEGGCFDESESEDSCEDMSCEESLSSSPSSDQECTFFFNFKVAQTLCFPS